GAATTATCATAGATTCGGTCAAAGAGGTGCTGGATATTCCTGCCTGCCTGATGGAAAAAATGAGAATTGAACCGGTCAGGCTGTATTGATCGGTTACCAGGCACTTCGTTTAAACAACTCAGCCTGCCTGTAAATTTCTTCGGCATCTGCGTACTGCCCTTTCTCTTTTAGCAAATCCGCGTACCCACGAAGGGTTCCGAGATGTCCGGGGTCAAGCTCAAGGGCTTTTTTATACTGGACTTCGGCTTCGTGCCTGTGCCCAAACCTCGCAAGTAGCCTGGCGTACTCGCAATGAGCCTCAACATCTTCAGGGTTCAGTTTAAGAGCATACCTGAAGTGTGCTCTTGCCCCATGAATGAACCCATGTTCTGCAAGCAGACGGGCATAGAAAAGATGAGGGCGCGGATCATCAGGATCGGCTTTGAGGGCTACTATGTAATGTTTTTCAGCATCAAGGGGTTCCCCATTTTCTTCAAGGAGGCGAGCATAACGGAAATTGGATTCCACATGACCAGGTTCAAGCTTAAGAGCTTGAGTATAGTGATATCTTGCCTCGGCGCTTTCCCCTCGTTTTGAAAGCAGAATCCCGTACCCACAATGGGCGTTCACATTCTCATTATCAAGAAGCAGAGCTCTGCTGTACATCTCTTCGGCTTCGTCTGTTTTTTTGAGCCTGTAAAGGAGGCAGCCGTAGTTGCAAAGAGTTTCCACGTGGAAAGGGTTAAGTTTGAGGGCTTTTTCATACTGAGCCTGTGCAGCTTCAGTTTCCCCCATTCTCGCCAGGACTATCCCGTATCCGCAAAGCGCTTCGACATTTTCAGAATTCTCAGAGAGCACTTCTTTGAATTCGCGTACTGCAAGTTCGTCAAATCCCAGCAGAAAAGCCGTT
This region of Methanosarcina flavescens genomic DNA includes:
- a CDS encoding tetratricopeptide repeat protein; the protein is MEIDAVNKLVFHVIEDVAADNCDLDEVIEFVVSFSNEHALSQETLLKLSSIFGKESMHREKYVISRACASLFSGKTREDALMEAGKTAFLLGFDELAVREFKEVLSENSENVEALCGYGIVLARMGETEAAQAQYEKALKLNPFHVETLCNYGCLLYRLKKTDEAEEMYSRALLLDNENVNAHCGYGILLSKRGESAEARYHYTQALKLEPGHVESNFRYARLLEENGEPLDAEKHYIVALKADPDDPRPHLFYARLLAEHGFIHGARAHFRYALKLNPEDVEAHCEYARLLARFGHRHEAEVQYKKALELDPGHLGTLRGYADLLKEKGQYADAEEIYRQAELFKRSAW